A genome region from Ficedula albicollis isolate OC2 chromosome 23, FicAlb1.5, whole genome shotgun sequence includes the following:
- the LOC101821555 gene encoding uncharacterized protein LOC101821555, with amino-acid sequence MTAAGPLLLAVISSVLWLTRGFDPAPSACSALASGVLYGSFSLKDLFPTISSGCSWTLENPDPTKYSLYLRFNREEQVCTHFSPMVLPLDHYLANYTCEQQQQQQQQQQQQEEEDEEAELELCEGTGPFTFLHFDKNFVQLCLAAEPVAAEPEAAPRLLEPQALEFRFVEVLLINNNNSSQFTCSVLCRWLEECLQAPGAWRAPSADLSGSSAAPPPQRRGAGTGPEPPQALTPGSPARVIPALGRLSRRGMRAGGTVLGDPRAGRAASPAQPRTCNAVEENQKVKTQWPRSADEPGVYMAQTGDPAAEEWSQWSVCSLTCGQGSQVRTRSCVSSPYGTLCSGLLRETRTCNNTATCPAPGAWQAWSPWSLCSVTCGRGARTRRRRCAASRRGGMACEGPELQAKPCNIAICPAAVGPVPVTTPTPSTARATPAWRIRDLAGPMPEMLAAVGPVPVTTPTPSTARATPAWRIRSVPIPTADSKWGPWNHWSLCSKTCDTGWQRRFRMCEGTGMQGYPCEGTGEEVKTCNEKKCPAYHEMCKDEYVMLMTWKKTAAGEIIYNKCPPNATGTASRRCLLSPHGVAYWGVPSFARCVSHEYRYLHLSLREHLAKGQRVLAGEGMSQVVRSLLELMARKTYYSGDLLFSVDILRNVTDTFKRATYIPSSEDVQRFFQVVSYMVDAENRDKWEDAQQVSPGSVHLMKVVEDFIHLVGNALKAFQSSLIVTDNLVTSIQREPVSAVSSDINFPMKGRRGMKDWARSSEDKLFIPREVLSLASAEAEESSHFVIGAVLYRTLGLILPPPRSPLAVTSKVLTRHPRACPGDQACSGASAHLGAHLAAPRVTERLALPAEAEESSHFVIGAVLYRTLGLILPPPRSPLAVTSKVLTVTVRPPTRPAEPLVLVELSHIINGTSHPQCVTWDYSRTDAGLGNWDTESCQTLETLPAHTKCQCRQLATFAVLAQLPKDLAMDPSGTPSVPLMIGCAVSCMALLTLLVIYAAFWRFIKSERSIILLNFCVSILASNILILVGQSQMLSKGVCTMTAAFLHFFFLSSFCWVLTEAWQSYLAVIGRIRTRLVRKRFLCLGWGLPALVVAVSVGFTRTKGYGTASYCWLSLEGGLLYAFVGPAAVIVLVNMLVGIIVFNKLMSRDGISDKSKKQRAGASLWSSCVVLPLLALTWMSAVLAMTDRRSILFQVLFAVFNSVQGFVIITVHGFLRREVQDVVKCQMGGCRSEENENSPDSCKNGQVQILTDFEKDVDLACQTVLFKEVNTCNPATITGTLSRISLDGDEDPKLNTTSESGLGFSSLPGNIPPASILVQVPKMTPNVVAGLTELGEPPAQQLSLEAPGPVYLCTESSLRPLEYGWIRAPEPPRESDYMMLPRRTGSLKPFPRDEGTLGGGAEEAVPGGTGRPAAEGDAYPGFVAVDHVSVNLNQPYATVKAPYGLQFKQHPTVRQILASELSERSRTMPRTVPGSAMKVGSLERKRLRYSDLDFEKVMHTRKRHSELYHELNQKFHTLDRYRAPSTGSSKREKRWSVSSGGGDKSTGNDVPGPEEQRPKAPAAPPKPWSTFKPQLPAPPQDVPGPEEQRPKAPAAPPKPWSTFKAMTLGSLPSAQRERLGSSQFGFGVQGEAIWGFQREDEEEGVEGAELFHCHLLRGIQLCGEGAGTSTRILAARARGQDCG; translated from the exons ATGACCGCTGCTGGTCCCCTCTTACTGGCTGTGATATCGTCTGTCCTGTGGCTCACGCGGGGCTTCGACCCGGCTCCCAGCGCCTGCTCCGCCCTGGCCTCCGGCGTCCTCTACGGCTCCTTCTCCCTCAAGGACCTGTTCCCCACCATCTCCTCCGGCTGCTCCTGGACCCTGGAGAACCCCGACCCCACCAAGTACTCGCTCTACCTCCGCTTCAACCGGGAGGAGCAGGTCTGCACCCACTTCTCGCCCATGGTGCTGCCGCTCGACCACTACCTGGCCAACTACACCTgcgagcagcagcagcagcagcag cagcagcagcagcagcaggaggaggaggacgaggaaGCCGAGCTGGAGCTGTGCGAGGGCACGGGACCCTTCACCTTCCTGCACTTCGACAAGAACTTCGTGCAGCTGTGCCTGGCGGCCGAGCCCGTGGCGGCCGAGCCCGAGGCGGCCCCGCGGCTGCTGGAGCCGCAAGCGCTGGAATTCCGCTTCGTGGAGGTGCTGCTgatcaacaacaacaactccAGCCAGTTCACCTGCAGCGTGCTGTGCCGCTGGCTCGAGGAGTGCCTGCAGGCTCCCGgt GCTTGGCGGGCGCCCAGCGCTGATCTCAGCGGCTCCTCCGCCGCTCCTCCGCCGCAGCGACGTGGGGCTGGCACCGGCCCAGAGCCCCCCCAGGCGCTGACCCCGGGGTCCCCCGCCCGCGTCATCCCCGCCCTGGGGAGGCTCTCCCGGAGGGGGATGCGGGCTGGAGGCAC ggtgctgggggaCCCCCGGGCAGGGCGGG CCGCGTCCCCCGCCCAGCCCCGCACAT GCAATGCGGTGGAGGAGAACCAGAAGGTGAAGACCCAGTGGCCACGGTCAGCAGATGAACCCGGGGTCTACATGGCCCAGACAG GGGACCCTGCGGCGGAGGAGTGGTCGCAGTGGAGCGTGTGCTCCCTGACGTGCGGCCAGGGCTCCCAGGTGCGGACGCGCTCCTGCGTCTCCTCTCCCTACGGGACGCTGTGCAGCGGGCTGCTCCGGGAGACCCGCACCTGCAACAACACCGCCACCTGCCCAG CTCCCGGCGCGTGGCAGGCGTGGTCCCCGTGGAGCCTGTGCTCGGTGACCTGCGGGCGAGGGGCCAGGACCAGGAGGCGGCGCTGCGCGGCCTCGCGGCGCGGAGGGATGGCTTGCGAGGGCCCCGAGCTGCAGGCCAAGCCCTGCAATATCGCGATATGCCCCG CCGCCGTGGGGCCAGTCCCAGTGACGACCCCCACTCCCAGCACCGCCCGTGCCACTCCCGCCTGGCGCATCCGGGATTTGGCAGGACCGATGCCAGAGATGCTGG CCGCCGTGGGGCCAGTCCCAGTGACGACCCCCACTCCCAGCACCGCCCGTGCCACTCCCGCCTGGCGCATCCGCAG tgtccccatccccacagcagaCAGCAAGTGGGGTCCTTGGAACCACTGGAGCCTCTGCTCCAAGACCTGCGACACCGGCTGGCAGCGGCGCTTCCGCATGTGCGAGGGCACGGGCATGCAGGGCTACCCCTGCGAGGGCACCGGCGAGGAGGTGAAGACCTGCAACGAGAAGAAGTGCCCAG CTTACCACGAGATGTGCAAGGACGAGTACGTGATGCTGATGACCTGGAAGAAAACGGCTGCCGGGGAGATCATCTACAACAAGTGTCCCCCCAACGCCACAG GGACTGCCAGCCGCCGGTGCCTGCTGAGCCCCCACGGCGTCGCCTATTGGGGTGTGCCCAGCTTCGCCCGCTGCGTCTCCCACGAGTACAGATACTTGCATCTCTCA ctgcgGGAGCACCTGGCCAAGGGCCAGCgggtgctggcaggggagggCATGTCGCAGGTGGTGCGGAGCCTGCTGGAGCTCATGGCCCGCAAGACCTACTACAGCGGGGACCTGCTCTTCTCCGTGGACATCCTGCGCAACGTCACCGACACCTTCAAGAGGGCCACCTACATCCCGTCCTCCGAGGACGTGCAG CGCTTCTTCCAGGTGGTGAGCTACATGGTGGATGCGGAGAACCGGGACAAGTGGGAGGATGCTCAGCAG GTCTCTCCCGGCTCCGTGCACCTGATGAAGGTGGTGGAGGATTTCATCCACCTGGTGGGGAACGCGCTGAAGGCTTTCCAGAGCTCCCTCATCGTCACCGACAACCTGG TGACCAGCATCCAGCGCGAGCCCGTGAGCGCCGTGTCCAGCGACATCAACTTCCCCATGAAGGGGCGGCGGGGGATGAAGGACTGGGCGCGCAGCTCCGAGGACAAGCTCTTCAtccccagggaggtgctgagccTCGCCTCGGCCG AAGCCGAGGAGTCGTCGCACTTTGTCATCGGGGCGGTGCTGTACCGCACGCTGGGGCTCATCCTGCCCCCGCCCAG GAGCCCCCTGGCTGTCACCTCCAAGGTGCTGACG CGGCATCCCCGGGCGTGTCCAGGTGACCAGGCGTGCTCGGGGGCCAGCGCACATCTGGGCGCACATCTGGCAGCCCCGCGCGTCACCGAGCGCCTGGCTCTTCCCGCAGAAGCCGAGGAGTCGTCGCACTTTGTCATCGGGGCGGTGCTGTACCGCACGCTGGGGCTCATCCTGCCCCCGCCCAG GAGCCCCCTGGCTGTCACCTCCAAGGTGCTGACGGTGACCGTGCGCCCGCCCACCCGGCCCGCGGAGCCGCTCGTGCTGGTGGAGCTGTCCCACATCATCAAC GGCACGTCCCACCCGCAGTGTGTCACCTGGGACTACTCGAGGAC GGATGCTGGCTTGGGAAACTGGGACACGGAGAGCTGCCAAACCCTGGAGACCCTCCCGGCGCACACCAAATGCCAGTGCCGCCAGCTCGCCACCTTCGCCGTCCTCGCCCAGCTGCCCAAAGACCTG GCCATGGACCCCTCGGGGACACCATCAGTGCCACTGATGATCGGCTGTGCCGTGTCCTGCATGGCCCTGCTGACCCTGCTGGTGATCTACGCCGCCTTCTGGAG GTTCATCAAGTCGGAGCGCTCCATCATCCTGCTCAACTTCTGCGTCTCCATCCTGGCTTCCAACATCCTCATCCTCGTGGGCCAGTCCCAGATGCTCAGCAAG ggCGTGTGCACCATGACCGCCGCCTTCCTCCACTTCTTCTTCCTCTCGTCCTTCTGCTGGGTGCTGACCGAGGCCTGGCAGTCCTACCTGGCGGTGATCGGCCGGATCCGGACACGCCTGGTCAGGAAGCGCTTCCTGTGCTTGGGATGGG ggtTGCCAGCCCTCGTGGTCGCCGTCTCCGTCGGCTTCACGCGGACCAAAGGCTACGGGACAGCGAGCTA ctgctggctctcgCTGGAGGGCGGTTTGCTCTACGCCTTCGTGGGACCCGCTGCTGTCATCGTGCTG GTGAACATGCTGGTGGGCATCATCGTCTTCAACAAGCTCATGTCCCGCGACGGCATTTCAGATAAGTCCAAAAAGCAGCGAGCTGG GGCATCGCTGTGGAGCTCCTGCGTGGTCCTGCCTCTGCTGGCGCTGACCTGGATGTCGGCCGTGCTCGCCATGACCGACCGGCGCTCCATCCTCTTCCAGGTCCTTTTCGCCGTCTTCAACTCCGTCCAGGGCTTCGTCATCATCACCGTGCACGGCTTCCTGCGCCGAGAG GTCCAGGACGTGGTCAAGTGTCAGATGGGGGGGTGCAGGAGCGAGGAGAATGAAAACTCGCCCGACTCCTGCAAGAACGGGCAGGTGCAGATCCTG ACAGATTTTGAAAAGGACGTTGACCTGGCGTGTCAGACAg TGCTGTTCAAAGAGGTGAACACCTGCAACCCCGCCACCATCACGGGCACCTTGTCCCGCATTTCCCTGGACGGGGACGAAGACCCCAAGCTCAACACGACCTCAGAGAGCGGCCTGGGCTTCTCCAGCCTGCCCGGCAACATCCCCCCCGCCAGCATCCTGGTGCAGGTGCCCAAGATGACGCCCAACGTGGTGGCGGGG ctgacgGAGCTGGGCGAGCCGCCGGcgcagcagctcagcctggaggcGCCGGGTCCCGTTTACCTGTGCACGGAGAGCAGCCTGCGGCCGCTGGAATACGGCTGGATCCGGGCCCCCGAGCCCCCCCGAGAGAGCGATTACATGATGCTGCCCCGCCGCACCGGCAGCCTCAAGCCCTTCCCCCGGGACGAGGGGACGCTCGGCGGCGGCGCAGAGGAGGCGGTGCCCGGCGGGACGGGGCGCCCGGCGGCAGAAGGCGATGCCTACCCCGGTTTTGTGGCCGTGGATCACGTCAGTGTGAACCTGAACCAGCCCTACGCCACGGTGAAGGCTCCCTACGGCCTCCAGTTCAAGCAGCATCCCACGGTGAGGCAGATCCTGGCCTCGGAGCTGTCGGAGCGCAGCCGCACCATGCCCCGCACCGTGCCCGGCTCTGCCATGAAAGTGGGGTCCCTGGAG AGGAAGAGGTTGCGGTACTCTGACCTGGACTTTGAG AAGGTGATGCACACACGGAAACGTCACTCCGAGCTCTACCACGAGCTCAACCAGAAATTCCACACGCTGGACCGGTACCGGGCTCCATCCACCGGCTCCTCCAAG CGAGAAAAGCGATGGAGCGTCTCATCGGGCGGCGGGGACAAGAGCACGGGCAAC GACGTGCCCGGCCCCGAGGAGCAGCGGCCGAAGGCTCCGGCAGCACCGCCCAAGCCGTGGAGCACGTTCAAGCCACAGCTGCCCGCCCCCCCGCAGGACGTGCCCGGCCCCGAGGAGCAGCGGCCGAAGGCTCCGGCAGCACCGCCCAAGCCGTGGAGCACGTTCAAGGCGATGACACTGGGCTCGCTGCCCAGCGCCCAGCGGGAGCggctggg ttcatcccagttcgggtttggggtgcagggagaaGCCATTTGGGGGTTCCAGCGTGAAGATGAAGAGGAAGGGGTGGAAGGAGCCGAATTATTCCACTGCCACCTCCTAAGGGGGATCCAGCTGTGCGGGGAGGGGGCTGGCACGAGCACGAGGATTTTGGCTGCCCGTGCCAGGGGTCAGGACTGTGGGTGA